The following are encoded in a window of Solibacillus sp. FSL R7-0668 genomic DNA:
- a CDS encoding virulence RhuM family protein yields the protein MQNESDFLMYQTENGDTKIQVRLEDETVWMTQKLMAELFQKGVSTINEHIKNVYAEGELTEEATIRKNRIVQVEGSREVEREVTFYNLEMIIAVGYRVRSHRGTQFRQWATERLNEYMVKGFTMDDDRLKDMRNLGADYFDELLERIRDIRASERRFNQKITDIYATSIDYDPNSTIAREFFATVQNKLHFAIHGHTASELIVERADATKPNMGLTNWKGDKVRKNDVTVAKNYLTQDELSDLNRIVTMYLDYAELQAKKKKPMHMKDWAQKLDAFLEFNEHDVLSNAGKISAKLAEQIATEQYGIFHQQRLVEPKKDDFDRFIESKDYEK from the coding sequence AACGGCGACACGAAAATTCAAGTGCGCTTAGAAGATGAAACCGTTTGGATGACGCAAAAATTGATGGCAGAGCTGTTTCAAAAAGGTGTTTCAACAATTAATGAGCATATAAAAAATGTTTATGCTGAAGGTGAACTTACTGAAGAAGCAACTATTCGGAAAAACCGAATAGTTCAGGTTGAAGGTAGTCGAGAAGTAGAGCGGGAAGTAACTTTCTATAATCTTGAAATGATAATAGCAGTCGGGTATCGTGTCCGTTCACATCGCGGTACGCAATTCCGACAATGGGCGACAGAGCGTTTAAATGAATATATGGTCAAAGGATTCACGATGGATGATGACCGCCTAAAAGACATGCGTAATCTTGGTGCAGACTACTTCGATGAATTACTTGAACGGATTCGCGATATTCGAGCATCAGAAAGACGCTTCAACCAAAAAATCACGGACATTTATGCAACATCGATTGATTATGATCCTAATTCAACGATTGCAAGAGAGTTCTTTGCAACGGTGCAAAATAAGCTTCACTTTGCCATTCACGGACATACAGCTTCTGAATTAATTGTAGAGCGCGCGGACGCAACGAAGCCGAATATGGGATTAACAAACTGGAAAGGCGATAAAGTGCGCAAAAATGATGTGACAGTTGCGAAAAACTATTTAACACAAGATGAGCTAAGTGACTTAAATCGTATTGTAACGATGTATTTGGATTATGCAGAGTTGCAGGCGAAAAAGAAAAAACCGATGCATATGAAAGATTGGGCACAAAAGCTGGATGCATTTTTAGAATTCAATGAGCACGATGTTTTATCGAACGCAGGAAAAATTAGCGCAAAATTGGCGGAACAAATTGCTACTGAGCAATATGGAATCTTTCATCAACAGCGATTAGTCGAGCCAAAGAAGGATGATTTTGATAGGTTTATAGAGAGCAAGGATTATGAAAAATAA